The window ccctgggcaagtcacttaacccccattgccccgcaaaaaaaaaacaaaaacaaaaaaaacaaaaacaaaaacataattaaaCATAtcgcattttttttaattcttaaaattatttccttattaCTCTTACCAAGTAAActataaactattatttttctatttaagtGTAGCTTTTAACAAAAGTTATCGGAActttagtgaatttttttaaacatctttcaACAAATGTCAACTACAAACCCTCAATAAATAATATATCTCCCTTTAACATTTCCTAAATGAAGCAATTCAGACTAAGACCTAAGAAGGAATCtttgttaaatatatatttcatgCTTTCAAAACTACtgtcttgggggcggctaggtagctcagtggataaagcaccggtcttggattcaggagtacctgagttcaaatccagcctcagacatttgacatttactagctgtgtgaccctgggcaagtcacttaacccccactggcccgcaaagaaagaaaggaaggaaggaaggaaggaaggaaggaaggaaggaaggaaggaaggaaaactacTGTctcataaaattataaagaaatttagTTGAAGCTGGAGAAAATTTCCCGTTGATAATTAACAATGTAACGGAATTTCACTTCTATTGctcctcaaaaattagaattgtcaCAAAATGCCCTTATAATCTCCCATGTGTGGATTTCTTGGCTTCACTAACTGAAGGAAGAAGTCTgtgttaaagaaaaaaacctaaaaaacaaaaggaaagtagATGAAGGTGGTCTTTAGTATTTTCACTAACACTACTTTTTTACAAATAGCTgaaaaccattcccttcattacTTACTGTACCTGCCAAGACAGGAGATCAAATGTTCCAAGGCAAATGCAAAAACTCAATGACATCATCAGTACTTAAAGGAATACACAATCTGCAGTTTCAGCAGCTCCTGGCTCTACATTAAgtgttaacattaaaaaaaaaaaaaaaaatcctgaactCAGGGTTTAAAAAGCTTACATACTTGGGTTCAAGAACACAATTATCTCAAGACTTCAAAGTTGATTTAACAAAAAATTTTGTTCCACTGCCACAAAGGAGATTCATAAACACAATGCCTGCTTCCTTCTTAGCAATACTGCTCTAATGTGgtataaatgttaaaattaaatctatcttttttaaaaaaaatgtttgaggaAGGTGGTGCGAAAGAATGATGGAGAATACACTATTTCAAGATGGTCTTAATATTTCACTGAGATTTAATTGTTGTTACTTTCCTAACTACTGATTTCCTCCAAAAACCTCATAAAGAGAAATCATAATCTAAATTCGGAAAAGTCCTAGACATTTAATATTAAACAACTCACTAGAAAAGGGTAAGATGAGCACTACATGATCAGAACCTAGAACCCAAAGTTTGAGGTTAAAGAAGTCACCAAATGTTAGCAATTGTTCAAATTTCTTTCAGTCTTCAATATATTTTGTACTCCCTTAAACTTTCaagttcttcttttcttcttttttttgggggggggagggagatatTGTTCTGATcctaaataccaaataaaatgagcatctCCTTATAAACTAGAAAAAAACAGATTATATCTGAAACTGCGAGGCTTCGATATATgcagctttttaaaatatataataaatgcatcATGTAACTTTCAAGGTTGTCCCGTTTGATGCTTTTTGGGTCTCCTGTCTATTCTCttcaatgcttttaaaattttatttatttatttatttattttggtgaggcaattggggttaagtgacttgcccagagtcacacagctagtaagtgtcaagtgtctgaggctggatttgaactcaggtcctcctgaatccagggctggtactctatccactgcgccacctagctgccctcttcaatgctttttaaaaaatgcttcaatgatactcttttcttgctttcttttcttttttagaaattaCCCTATCCCATTCTCTCCAactggaaaaaaaggggaaaaaatccttataacaaatatacagtcaaacaaaacaattccCACATTGGTTCTGTCTGGAAATAGATTTATTATTctacatcttgagtccatcaaGACCTCTTTGTCAGGGGGTGAGTAATATACTTCATCATCAGTAGTCTAGAATAGTGGctggtcattgcactgatcaaagtttttaagtctttcaaagctattttcttcacaatattgttattgttttacaaattgttttcctgattctcctcatttcactctatcaattcatacaaatctttccaggtttctctgaaattgtctcatttataatttcttatggtactgtaatattccattacattcataatttGTTCGGCTGCTCTCCAACTTACggacatccccttagtttccagttctttgctctaacaaaaagagctgctagaaatatttctgtacctctgggtccttttcctctttctttgcccTCTTTGTGATATGGGCCTAGCTAGCAGTGGTttcactgggtcaaaggggatgcagGGTTTAGTCAGCCAAGCCTTTTCCCTCTACTACCAAAAGAAGGCTCCAACTCAGACCTGAAATGGCTTGACTTAAGCTACTGGCTATTACTGAAAGAAAATGAGTATCCCATTCCCTTAGTCTGATTACAGCAACAATAACTCCACTGAAGTCTGCACCAACTGGAAATGGAGTTCAGACTGTGTCAGGGTTCAGTGCTACTCAGCTACCAGCAATGGTCTCCCCTCTGAAATGGCATACCTTTCCTAGAATATGTCAATAGCCAGGCTTTTATTAAATGAAAATCTTTCAAGGCCAAAGGTATCATCAACTGACTGGGTCATCGTTACAAATTAAGTAGTGAAACCTGCAACAAATCATAGCCACTCCAAAAATAACAGAGTGCATCAGAAGCCTCAGTGTGTAAAACTGTGAGCTGCACTCAAATCAGCCACAGCAAAATTCATCAGATTCCTTTATGAATACTCAAAAATGTTCTCCCCGTATAGATATAGAGTTACAGAGATAAAGATATTAGATCTAGAGATGAGAGATATAGATATGTTCATTGATTATATAGCTTGAAACGTTTGTTATATATCTCTATTTCAGTATACTGTTAACCCTGAGATAACAAAACACAAAATTCTTAGTTCTTCATAAtttcaaaaaaaagattttaaaaattcattgaaaaatcataaaatcacagatccatgcAAATCTtaacaatgaccaaaaaaaggtgAAGGAACTGTCATCACCCTGCATCCCCATGCCCCCAAATCTCCCACACAACCATAAATGTTTTCACTTCACTTAACTATATACATCCTGAAATTCCAACAATTAAAGATTAATTTGGGTGAACAAACATCCTTTTTCAAAACTGCAAATGCCTCAGGGAGGCAGGGTTAAGTGGCTATACAATCATTCACATTTTAGTGTGACAATTCAATCCAATTGCTTTCCTCTAATCAGGAGACATCAACTAGCCAGGAAGGAATGGAAACTTTAACTATGATAGCTGGACTTTGGGAAAGCTAAAGGATTGCCTTGGACTCTGGGGCAGGGAAAACTTCAATTAAGGTCCAGAAAGAGAAGTGAGGtgccaaggagaaaatgttgcctATTTCAAAGACTTGACAGGTAAATGAGTGACAGCAGAAGAGCTGAAAGCTCCTCTTTCCTAGGTACTACAGAGTCCCCTCAGACCAAGCAATTAAGTATCTTTTCCACTCTGAGGATCACAACACTGGCTAAAAGATCCAAATGATCAACAAGCCCTTTGTATATCatttcaatataaaaataaatgcatttgacgattttgatttttaaaatctcaacTTTAATTCACAAAAGTCAACCTATccacaacaaatgtttattgtaaAAGTTTACTGTGCTCAAGGATCTGGTATTAATAATACAAAaatactgcccccccccaaaaaaggcccttccctcaagaagcttacattttactgaatTACACCTTTAGAATAACCTatccaccaaaaaaatttttttaatagcataGGAAGCTATTTTCCCAACACAAATagataaaaagtgaaatttaCAACCTTCCTGTAAATTTTATGTACTGGAAATATAAAACTGATCACTAAAGACTGTTATCTCAAAAATGTTCccgaaaagcaaaaatatttccagcaaCATTTCTTAACTTCTTTGAAAATACAGTACCaggtatataaaaaaaaatgttacaaatcatTTTGCTAAGgcaaaaacattttgaagcaCTGAATATTATCAAATGATGACACACATTATCCAAAGCCAGGGCCTAAATCAgagcatttattgttgttgttgtaattattattattattattatttcactgcTCAGACAACACTTTTCTTTTAAGTAGAAAGAACTCTTTGGCCCCTTTACACTCTTAGACCTTAGGTGGTTTCTGAGAAGTAATCTGATTGATTATTGTATTCTAACACATCAAATATGAAcatggattttttgttgtttttttccagttttcagtGCAAGTTTCTGGAAAACTTCATTTTCCGTAATTTCACCAGGGAAGATGCACCAACCAAGTTTTGCCAACTGCAGAACAGGTGAACACAAAGGGACTGCCTGCACATCCAACGTAATACCCTGGCACTTGGGTCCAAGAATCACGATCTTTTAAATCTCTGCCCAGAtgaattcttttgactttgacCTCATAGCATGCATCCTAAGAACCCGACAACCTAAATAAGAAGTTCATCTTACACATGAACTCGAGGCGCAGGGCTAGAAGCAGTTGGCACTGAAGGATTCAACAAGCAAACTTACtactccctcccacccacccccaaactcAGCACAGTCTCTCCCATAGGAGGAACAGATAGAACCGGGGCCCACACGAAGTGGCTCCGATTGCAGAGGCCGAACAGAGAGACCGGGTGATTTTAGGGGCGACAAGTCATCtcagaggtgggggaaggggaaacctgAGAAGGGAAATTGAAAGGACACAGAACGAAGAgctttggggaagagagaaagaggaggacaATGGAAGTTTGGCTTCACGGACCAGCTAAAattaagttggggggggggtagccAACGGTCAAGAGCTAAAAGGGACAGGTCAGGAGGTTTGAGCCAAGGGTCTCCGGAGGTCAGTCTGAGAAACGATCAGAGCAGGGGGAGGGATGAGAgggagtgtggggggggggggttaggggaGCAGGCTAAGGGGGGGGCCGTGGTGGGGATGGGGGCGGGTAGGGGCGCGTCCAGGGGGCAATGGCAGGCAGCAAggtgaagggagggggaagggagagctgGATGAAGGGGTCAGTGTGTGGGGCGGAAGCAGGGGGGCCGGCCGGGGCCGAGGGGGCTGTGGGGGTCATTAGGGCAGAGGCTAGGAACAGACTGACTGAGGGGCCTGGAGGAGGGGCGGGGCGCCAAGCCGGGGGACCAGGAGGGGGCCGGGGGGTACCGCGGGGGAGGCGGGGACGGGAGGGCTCGGCAGGGGCTAACGGGGtctggggaaggggggcagctgaCAGGTGGGGGCGGGACAGGCCGAAGCGGAAGACTGGGGGGGGCGACCCGAGGGGGTCGGTGAGGGGaggagggctgggggaggggcgggcCGGTGGGCACCGGGAAGGGGGGGATCCGGGAGGCGGGCGCCGCTCGGCTGCTCAGGCCCGTCCGGCCCCGCGGCCTCGCGTGAGCGCGCGCCCCGGCCCGCACCCCAACTTCCCGGGCGGCCCCGCGGCGGGGCGGCGGACTCACCGGGAGCGCGGGGGGCTCATCCTTCCTGCCGAGGGCCGGGCGGCCGGACTCCTGGGGCCCTCCCCGGCCGCCGCTGCCGCCCTCCCCCCGGGCCTTCGCGACCTCTCAGGCCGGCCCGGCTCGGGCTCCGGCTGCGGGGCGAGCTCCGGCTGGGGCGGGTGCGGGTGCGGGTGGGTGCGGGTGCGGCCGGCGCGGCGCGGCGCCTCCGTAGCGTCGCTCCCGCTCCTCTCGTCGTCTCTCCCGGCccgctccctccctcctccctctctccccgcGCTGCgcgaggcggcggcggcggcggattCCAATCAGTGCAGCCCGCGGCCCAGACGAGGCTCGGGacggcgggggagggggaggggctggagccgcggcgggggagggggtgggggggtggcgcGCGGAAAGGGGGCGGGGAGTCTAGGGGGCGGGGCCTCTGCAggcacgcacacacgcacgcacgcacctCCGCGCTCCTGCGCAGACCCCGCCCCGCCCTTCCCATCCGGGGAGTCGGAAGGAGCTGAGTGAGCTCCAGCGAAGACGCCCGAAGGGCTCCAGGGCGCTCC is drawn from Dromiciops gliroides isolate mDroGli1 chromosome 2, mDroGli1.pri, whole genome shotgun sequence and contains these coding sequences:
- the LOC122738220 gene encoding collagen alpha-1(II) chain-like, whose amino-acid sequence is MAGSKVKGGGRESWMKGSVCGAEAGGPAGAEGAVGVIRAEARNRLTEGPGGGAGRQAGGPGGGRGVPRGRRGREGSAGANGVWGRGAADRWGRDRPKRKTGGGDPRGSVRGGGLGEGRAGGHREGGDPGGGRRSAAQARPAPRPRVSARPGPHPNFPGGPAAGRRTHRERGGLILPAEGRAAGLLGPSPAAAAALPPGLRDLSGRPGSGSGCGASSGWGGCGCGWVRVRPARRGASVASLPLLSSSLPARSLPPPSLPALREAAAAADSNQCSPRPRRGSGRRKELSELQRRRPKGSRALPSAPPRPAPPPALVGLERRNLVLEVSPCSRTGVRHTAGAQSMLVGRPASGPPPPKPFHRKIRKAGFVAISPVRGNSHTNHAWLHLQPEHPKNTATSPSTQMPLALDGPWVPSREFRLPTFRCNQEATWTSSTLPPPLLGTPEGFTSQSTTRR